The Carassius auratus strain Wakin chromosome 27, ASM336829v1, whole genome shotgun sequence genome includes a region encoding these proteins:
- the LOC113046434 gene encoding synapse differentiation-inducing gene protein 1-like translates to MDPSKSFSHAPEAWNSSEDPALPATPPPAYEYNPPGYPPFLPNQPVPQGLYTQGPYSGQSDVAVQPAVFVTTAPLTSPVPDYLGYSIFIMLCCFPLGIVGLIYSCSTRKANYSGQRELAERYSKTALIVNYIISGIALVIIVNVIIVIAI, encoded by the exons ATGGATCCCAGCAAGTCTTTCAGTCATGCTCCAGAAGCCTGGAATTCATCTGAGGATCCAGCGTTGCCTGCAACACCCCCACCAGCATACGAGTACAATCCTCCTGGATATCCTCCTTTCCTTCCAAACCAGCCGGTCCCCCAGGGCCTCTACACCCAGGGGCCATATTCAGGACAGTCCGACGTCGCTGTACAGCCTGCAGTTTTTGTGACCACTGCTCCACTGACCAGTCCAGTGCCAGATTACTTGGGTTACTCCATCTTTATCATGTTGTGCTGTTTTCCTCTGGGCATTGTTGGGCTGATTTACTCATGCTCT ACTCGAAAAGCCAACTACTCAGGACAGCGAGAATTAGCAGAGAGGTACTCCAAGACAGCACTCATCGTGAATTATATCATCAGTGGCATTGCccttgttattattgttaatgttatCATCGTGATTGCGATTTGA
- the LOC113046016 gene encoding eukaryotic initiation factor 4A-II-like has product MSTGSADYNSSRDRDHGGPEGMEPDGVIESNWNEITDNFDDMNLKETLLRGIYAYGFEKPSAIQQRAIIPCIKGYDVIAQAQSGTGKTATFAISILQQLEIEQKETQALVLAPTRELAQQIQKVILALGDYMGASCHACIGGTNVRNEMQKLQAEAPHIVVGTPGRVFDMLNRRYLSPKWIKMFVLDEADEMLSRGFKDQIYEIFQKLSTNIQVVLLSATMPADVLEVTTKFMREPVRILVKKEELTLEGIKQFYINVEREEWKLDTLCDLYETLTITQAVIFLNTRRKVDWLTEKMHARDFTVSALHGDMDQKERDIIMREFRSGSSRVLITTDLLARGIDVQQVSLVINYDLPTNRENYIHRIGRGGRFGRKGVAINFVTEEDKRILRDIETFYNTTVEEMPMNVADLI; this is encoded by the exons ctcACGAGATCGAGACCATGGGGGGCCTGAAGGAATGGAGCCTGATGGTGTCATCGAG AGCAACTGGAACGAGATTACAGACAATTTTGATGACATGAACCTGAAGGAAACTCTCCTTCGTGGAATTTATGCATATGGTTTTGAGAAACCCTCGGCAATCCAGCAGAGAGCTATAATCCCTTgcataaaag GATATGACGTTATCGCTCAGGCCCAGTCAGGCACTGGTAAAACAGCCACATTTGCCATTTCCATTCTGCAGCAGTTGGAGATTGAGCAGAAAGAGACTCAGGCTCTGGTCCTGGCACCAACCCGAGAGCTGGCTCAGCAG ATTCAGAAGGTTATCCTGGCCTTAGGTGACTACATGGGCGCTTCATGCCATGCCTGCATTGGAGGCACCAACGTGCGGAACGAAATGCAAAAACTCCAGGCTGAGGCTCCACACATCGTCGTTGGCACGCCAGGCCGTGTGTTTGACATGCTAAACAGGAGATACCTGT cTCCCAAATGGATCAAGATGTTTGTTCTTGATGAGGCTGATGAAATGCTGAGTCGTGGGTTCAAGGATCAAATCTATGAGATTTTCCAGAAGTTAAGCACAAACATCCAA GTTGTGCTGCTTTCGGCCACAATGCCTGCTGATGTGCTGGAggtgaccacaaagttcatgCGTGAACCTGTTCGCATCCTGGTGAAAAAGGAGGAGCTGACTCTGGAGGGTATTAAGCAGTTTTACATCAATGTAGAGCGAGAG GAGTGGAAGTTGGACACGCTGTGTGACCTCTACGAGACCCTTACAATCACCCAGGCTGTGATTTTCTTGAACACGAGAAGAAAGGTTGACTGGCTGACTGAGAAGATGCATGCCAGAGACTTCACGGTGTCTGCTCTG catgGAGACATGGATCAGAAGGAGCGTGACATAATCATGAGAGAGTTCAGGTCTGGCTCTAGCAGAGTGCTCATAACTACAGATTTACTG GCTCGTGGGATTGATGTGcaacaagtttcacttgtcaTCAACTATGACTTGCCAACAAATCGGGAGAATTATATTCATAG GATTGGCCGTGGAGGTCGGTTTGGTAGAAAAGGTGTAGCCATCAACTTCGTTACTGAAGAAGACAAAAGGATTCTTCGAGACATAGAGACATTTTACAACACAACTGTTGAGGAGATGCCCATGAATGTCGCTGACCTGATTTAA